In Limnohabitans sp. INBF002, one genomic interval encodes:
- a CDS encoding TetR/AcrR family transcriptional regulator — translation MTASRQTAASESRALQKGQQTKAAIVDAALGLATQIGLEGLSIGALAEVARMSKSGVFAHFGSREELQISVVREYHQRFEHEVFLPILQADRGLPRLRQLFANWTKRTSAEIDSGCLYISGAAEFDDRPGPVRDALASSVKTWLAAVYRTVVQARDEGHLAADIDAEQMVFELHGLILALQYEARFLRSSKSLARTLKGFENILQRYGARDATPVIKTSAKRTTSSKK, via the coding sequence ATGACCGCATCTCGTCAAACTGCCGCCTCTGAAAGCCGGGCCCTTCAAAAAGGCCAGCAAACCAAAGCCGCCATTGTGGACGCCGCTTTGGGCTTGGCCACACAAATTGGCTTAGAGGGTTTGAGCATCGGCGCTTTGGCCGAGGTGGCGCGCATGAGCAAGTCGGGCGTGTTTGCCCACTTTGGCTCGCGCGAAGAGTTGCAAATTTCGGTGGTGCGTGAATACCACCAACGCTTTGAACACGAAGTTTTTTTGCCCATCCTGCAAGCTGACCGCGGTTTGCCTCGCTTGCGCCAACTGTTTGCCAACTGGACCAAGCGCACCTCGGCTGAGATTGATTCAGGCTGCCTCTACATCAGCGGTGCTGCGGAGTTTGATGACCGACCCGGACCCGTGCGCGACGCCTTGGCCAGCTCGGTCAAAACTTGGCTGGCGGCGGTGTACCGCACGGTGGTGCAAGCACGTGACGAAGGCCATTTGGCGGCAGACATCGACGCCGAGCAAATGGTGTTTGAGTTGCATGGCCTCATCTTGGCCCTGCAATACGAAGCCCGGTTCTTACGCTCTTCCAAATCGTTGGCGCGCACCCTCAAAGGTTTTGAAAACATCTTGCAGCGCTATGGCGCAAGAGACGCAACACCCGTCATTAAAACAAGCGCCAAGCGCACCACTTCATCCAAAAAGTAA
- a CDS encoding histidine phosphatase family protein, which produces MQATRILAIRHGETPWNVDTRIQGQLDIGLNDTGKWQAQRVGHALREEHIAAIYSSDLVRAFETAQAIAQSHARAAQLSVVGHTGLRERHFGHLQGQTWAEIESGWPADAKLWRGRDPHWSPVGGESLTALRERIRRCVDELASQHLGGQIVLVAHGGVMDALYRLATNQSVEAPRTWHLGNAAVNRLLWTPQGLSLVGWGDVSHFDDAHGSPRDETTT; this is translated from the coding sequence ATGCAAGCCACAAGAATTCTCGCCATAAGACATGGGGAAACCCCTTGGAATGTCGACACCCGCATTCAAGGCCAACTCGACATCGGCCTCAACGACACAGGCAAATGGCAGGCCCAACGCGTGGGCCACGCCCTGCGTGAAGAACACATCGCTGCGATTTACAGCAGTGACTTGGTGCGTGCTTTTGAAACCGCACAAGCCATCGCGCAAAGTCACGCACGCGCAGCCCAGCTTTCAGTGGTCGGGCACACCGGTTTGCGCGAGCGCCACTTTGGGCACTTGCAAGGTCAAACTTGGGCAGAGATTGAGAGTGGCTGGCCTGCAGACGCCAAGCTCTGGCGCGGGCGTGACCCGCATTGGTCGCCGGTGGGCGGTGAGTCACTCACGGCCTTGCGCGAACGCATTCGCCGCTGTGTGGATGAATTGGCCAGCCAACACCTAGGCGGACAAATCGTGCTGGTGGCCCACGGGGGTGTGATGGATGCGTTGTACCGCTTGGCCACCAATCAGTCCGTGGAAGCACCACGTACATGGCACCTGGGCAATGCCGCCGTCAACCGCTTGCTGTGGACGCCTCAGGGCTTGAGCCTCGTGGGCTGGGGCGATGTGTCGCACTTTGACGATGCACACGGCTCGCCGCGCGACGAGACCACCACTTAA
- the ruvB gene encoding Holliday junction branch migration DNA helicase RuvB: MSIQTDDFAPTPRVVSAAPVSPNEEAIERALRPKLLQEYVGQMKVREQLEIFIGAAKMRNEALDHVLLFGPPGLGKTTLSHIIAQELGVNLRSTSGPVLEKPKDLAALLTGLEKNDVLFIDEIHRLSPVVEEILYPALEDYQIDIMIGEGPAARSIKLDLQPFTLVGATTRAGMLTNPLRDRFGIVSRLEFYTAEELQRIVVRSAGLLDTPMDVEGGFEIARRSRGTPRIANRLLRRVRDYADVKGTGRITEDIAKRALAMLDVDPQGFDLMDRKLLEAVIHRFDGGPVGLDNIAASIGEERDTIEDVIEPYLIQQGFLQRTPRGRMATLAAYRHLGVTPPKAIGEVSAD; encoded by the coding sequence ATGAGCATTCAAACTGACGACTTCGCCCCTACGCCACGTGTGGTGTCTGCCGCGCCCGTGTCTCCCAACGAAGAGGCCATTGAGCGCGCTTTGCGCCCCAAGCTGCTGCAAGAGTACGTGGGCCAGATGAAGGTGCGCGAACAGCTTGAAATCTTCATTGGTGCGGCCAAGATGCGCAACGAAGCGCTCGACCACGTGTTGCTGTTTGGCCCACCCGGTTTGGGTAAGACCACACTGAGCCACATCATTGCGCAAGAGCTGGGTGTGAACTTGCGTTCCACCAGTGGCCCGGTGTTGGAAAAGCCCAAAGACTTGGCGGCGCTGCTGACTGGCCTTGAGAAAAACGATGTGTTGTTCATCGACGAAATTCACCGCCTTTCGCCCGTGGTGGAAGAGATTTTGTATCCCGCGTTGGAGGACTACCAAATCGACATCATGATTGGTGAAGGCCCAGCGGCACGCAGCATCAAGCTTGATTTGCAGCCCTTCACCTTGGTGGGCGCCACCACACGCGCAGGCATGTTGACCAACCCACTGCGCGACCGCTTTGGCATTGTGTCGCGCCTTGAGTTTTACACCGCAGAAGAGCTGCAACGCATCGTGGTGCGCAGCGCGGGCTTGCTGGACACGCCGATGGATGTGGAAGGGGGCTTTGAGATTGCGCGTCGCTCACGCGGCACGCCCCGCATTGCCAACCGCTTGCTGCGCCGCGTGCGCGACTATGCCGATGTGAAGGGCACAGGCCGCATCACCGAAGACATTGCCAAACGCGCATTGGCCATGTTGGATGTGGATCCGCAAGGTTTTGACTTGATGGACCGCAAATTGTTGGAGGCGGTGATTCACCGTTTTGACGGCGGCCCCGTGGGTCTAGACAACATTGCCGCCAGCATCGGCGAAGAGCGCGACACCATTGAAGACGTGATTGAGCCGTATCTGATTCAGCAAGGTTTTTTGCAACGCACACCACGAGGCCGCATGGCCACGTTGGCGGCCTATCGCCACTTGGGTGTCACGCCGCCCAAGGCGATTGGCGAGGTGTCCGCCGATTAA
- the ruvA gene encoding Holliday junction branch migration protein RuvA gives MIGKLTGILSEKNPPQVLVDCNGVGYEVDVPMSTFYNLPATGEKVSLLTHFVVREDAQILFGFGTASERATFRLLIKISGVGPRMALGILSGLSADELARAVSDQDAARLTKVPGIGKKTAERLLLELKGKLGADLGPNMFSAPDHQSDILQALLALGYNDKEAAAALKVLPADVGVSDGIKLALKSLAK, from the coding sequence ATGATAGGCAAGTTAACAGGCATCCTCAGCGAGAAAAATCCACCCCAAGTTTTGGTGGACTGCAACGGCGTGGGCTACGAAGTCGATGTGCCCATGAGTACGTTTTACAACCTACCCGCCACTGGCGAAAAAGTGTCGTTGCTGACGCACTTTGTGGTGCGCGAAGACGCCCAAATTTTGTTTGGTTTTGGCACCGCTTCTGAGCGTGCCACGTTTCGCTTGCTCATCAAAATCTCAGGCGTTGGGCCTCGCATGGCCCTTGGCATCTTGAGTGGCTTGAGCGCTGACGAGCTGGCGCGTGCGGTGTCTGACCAAGATGCGGCGCGTCTCACCAAAGTGCCGGGCATTGGCAAAAAAACGGCAGAGCGTTTGCTCTTGGAACTCAAGGGCAAGTTGGGCGCAGACCTTGGCCCCAATATGTTTTCTGCGCCCGACCATCAAAGCGACATCTTGCAAGCGCTGCTGGCCTTGGGCTACAACGACAAAGAAGCCGCTGCTGCACTCAAGGTCTTGCCCGCCGATGTGGGTGTGAGCGATGGCATCAAGCTGGCTTTGAAATCGTTGGCCAAATAA
- a CDS encoding PhoH family protein, protein MILRHTFTPHNNTRLSHLCGPTDEHLRTIELALDVKIAHRHEQFKVDGHKAKATRALEVLQALYERAAKAIPPEQVQLMLAGDSAMEEENIPTLQTRRTDLRARTPTQAAYLDNIAAHDISFGIGPAGTGKTYLAVACAVDALERSAVQRIVLTRPAVEAGEKLGFLPGDLGQKVDPYLRPLYDALYDLMGYDRVQKAFERNAIEIAPLAFMRGRTLNNAFVILDEAQNTTPEQMKMFLTRIGFGAKAVVTGDVSQIDLPKGQLSGLIDAERVLKRVKGISVTRFTSADVVRHPLVARIVDAYDAQRTATTGAPSRKQS, encoded by the coding sequence TTGATTCTTCGCCACACCTTCACCCCGCATAACAACACCCGTTTGTCGCATCTGTGCGGCCCTACCGACGAGCATTTGCGCACCATCGAACTGGCCTTGGACGTGAAAATCGCCCACCGCCACGAGCAGTTCAAAGTGGACGGCCACAAAGCCAAAGCCACCCGTGCCCTGGAGGTGCTGCAAGCCTTGTATGAACGCGCCGCCAAAGCCATCCCCCCCGAACAAGTGCAGCTCATGCTCGCGGGTGACAGTGCGATGGAGGAAGAGAACATCCCCACGCTGCAAACCCGCCGCACCGATTTGCGCGCACGCACACCCACACAGGCGGCCTACCTCGACAACATTGCTGCGCACGACATCAGCTTTGGCATTGGCCCAGCGGGTACAGGCAAAACCTATTTGGCCGTGGCCTGCGCGGTCGATGCGCTGGAGCGCAGCGCTGTGCAACGCATTGTTTTGACACGCCCCGCCGTGGAAGCCGGCGAAAAACTGGGGTTCTTGCCCGGCGACTTGGGCCAAAAAGTCGATCCGTATTTGCGCCCTTTATATGACGCGCTGTATGACCTGATGGGCTATGACCGCGTGCAAAAAGCGTTTGAACGCAATGCAATTGAAATTGCGCCACTCGCCTTCATGCGAGGCCGCACGCTCAACAACGCTTTTGTCATCTTGGACGAAGCGCAAAACACCACGCCCGAGCAAATGAAGATGTTCCTCACCCGCATTGGCTTTGGTGCCAAAGCGGTGGTCACGGGGGATGTGAGCCAGATTGACTTACCCAAGGGTCAGCTCAGCGGCTTGATTGATGCAGAGCGCGTGTTGAAACGCGTCAAAGGCATCTCGGTCACCCGCTTCACCAGCGCTGATGTGGTGCGTCACCCACTGGTGGCCCGCATCGTGGATGCCTATGACGCACAGCGCACGGCGACCACCGGCGCCCCTTCACGCAAACAATCTTAA
- the ybeY gene encoding rRNA maturation RNase YbeY: MALPTLDLTLQFGDVPYAARHRAALPRAFVNRCIRHALAHDAEMTVRIVNAEEGQALNSSYRKKDYATNVLTFDYAQAPMVMADLVLCAPVVAREAKEQGKSLQEHYAHLLIHGALHAQGYDHETSEADANEMETLEMFIMAALGLPCPY; the protein is encoded by the coding sequence ATGGCCCTGCCCACCTTAGACCTCACCCTGCAATTTGGCGATGTGCCCTACGCCGCGCGCCACCGCGCGGCATTGCCCCGCGCTTTTGTGAACCGTTGCATCCGCCACGCGTTGGCACATGACGCAGAAATGACCGTGCGCATCGTCAACGCTGAAGAAGGCCAAGCCTTGAACAGCAGCTATCGCAAAAAAGACTACGCCACCAATGTGTTGACGTTTGACTATGCACAAGCCCCTATGGTGATGGCCGACCTCGTGCTGTGCGCCCCCGTCGTGGCACGCGAGGCCAAAGAGCAAGGCAAGTCGCTGCAAGAACACTACGCCCATTTGTTGATTCACGGTGCGCTGCACGCCCAAGGCTACGACCATGAAACCTCTGAGGCCGACGCCAATGAAATGGAAACACTTGAGATGTTCATCATGGCAGCCCTCGGCCTGCCTTGCCCTTATTGA
- a CDS encoding glycosyltransferase family 39 protein gives MNAPLSPSLIRLLLWTGVLSLLVRTWIGVTFPITGDEAYFYWWGVYPDWGYYDHPPMAGWAIAAMLTLFGDTTFAMRIPALLLPTALGAALWWGFSNVDREKTAWAIVLFWLTPINWLNALITTDTPLIFWSVLSICALVRAEQRAHQDRNTYALHALSGLFLGLAFLSKYFAVVIGFAYFVYFMAFRRERWLGLALLVLAATPGPLVNLWWNMGHGWANIMFNVYNRNQGEVFAWHKPALYLLTWVYLLTPGFVWFAWKERTAMVAFARQHKLLATLIVVPLAFFALIAVKKVVGLHWVLNFYPLFFVWLAFALPLAQVKRTSQWMAVFLGVHLVAVAAMYSTQLADWKSVKIYPEIVRSYRTQELLAQVQAPNTVLMATSYTPASIYGQTLKTYVPVFGTGSFHARQDDLLVNFADFDGKTVRIIGFSQPNLDAYRAYFDSVSLITVSQDGVPFYAVEGKNFKWTVYRDTVLKDIFQTRHRIPSWLPMTGCPFCQHYCGEVRCSNLSDSAD, from the coding sequence ATGAACGCACCGCTTTCTCCGTCATTGATTCGTTTGCTGCTATGGACTGGCGTGTTGTCGCTCTTGGTGCGCACATGGATTGGCGTGACATTCCCTATCACCGGCGATGAAGCGTATTTCTACTGGTGGGGTGTTTATCCCGACTGGGGCTATTACGACCACCCGCCCATGGCCGGCTGGGCCATTGCTGCCATGCTGACATTGTTTGGTGACACCACGTTTGCCATGCGTATTCCTGCCCTGTTGTTACCGACGGCTTTGGGGGCTGCTTTGTGGTGGGGGTTCTCGAACGTGGACCGCGAGAAAACAGCTTGGGCCATTGTGTTGTTCTGGCTCACGCCCATCAACTGGCTGAATGCGCTCATCACCACCGATACGCCTTTGATTTTTTGGTCCGTGTTGTCCATCTGCGCTTTGGTTCGTGCCGAGCAACGCGCGCATCAAGACCGCAACACTTACGCGCTACACGCCTTGAGCGGCTTGTTTTTAGGTCTTGCATTTCTGTCCAAATACTTTGCAGTCGTGATCGGCTTCGCGTATTTTGTGTACTTCATGGCGTTCCGCCGCGAACGCTGGTTGGGTTTGGCGCTGTTGGTTCTGGCGGCCACACCAGGCCCATTGGTGAACCTGTGGTGGAACATGGGCCACGGATGGGCCAACATCATGTTCAACGTCTACAACCGCAACCAAGGCGAAGTGTTTGCATGGCATAAACCTGCGCTGTATCTGCTGACATGGGTGTATCTACTCACGCCAGGGTTTGTGTGGTTTGCATGGAAAGAGCGGACAGCGATGGTGGCGTTCGCGCGCCAACATAAATTACTGGCCACACTCATCGTTGTGCCACTGGCATTCTTTGCGCTCATCGCTGTCAAAAAAGTGGTGGGCTTACATTGGGTGCTCAACTTCTACCCCTTGTTCTTTGTGTGGCTCGCGTTTGCGCTACCCCTTGCGCAAGTCAAACGCACCAGCCAATGGATGGCGGTGTTCTTAGGCGTGCATCTGGTCGCTGTGGCGGCGATGTACAGCACACAACTCGCTGACTGGAAAAGCGTCAAGATTTACCCGGAGATTGTGCGAAGCTACCGCACACAAGAACTGTTGGCGCAGGTGCAAGCCCCCAACACGGTGCTGATGGCCACGTCGTACACACCCGCCTCCATCTACGGTCAAACACTCAAAACCTATGTGCCGGTGTTTGGCACAGGCAGCTTCCATGCACGTCAAGATGACCTGTTGGTCAATTTCGCCGACTTTGACGGCAAGACCGTGCGCATCATTGGATTTAGCCAGCCCAACTTAGACGCGTACCGCGCTTACTTTGACAGCGTGTCGCTCATCACGGTGTCGCAAGACGGCGTGCCGTTTTATGCCGTTGAGGGGAAAAACTTCAAGTGGACGGTCTACCGTGACACGGTGCTCAAAGACATCTTTCAAACGCGCCACCGAATTCCCTCATGGTTGCCCATGACAGGGTGTCCCTTCTGTCAGCACTACTGTGGCGAGGTACGCTGCAGCAACTTGAGCGACTCAGCAGACTGA